DNA sequence from the Candidatus Thermoplasmatota archaeon genome:
GTCCATAGGAGGAAAGTTTTTCAAATACTGGAATGTAATACTGGAGGGACAGCAAAAAATGGTCTGGGGAGGGGTAAAACATCCCCGAGAAGTAATGAAACTGTTACCTGGGTGAGAAGTAAGAAAGTTACAATGACCTAGAAAGTCAGGGAATGAAGTTCTTTGCCACCACGTATATTTCCGAACTCCTTTTTCTGGACGCCTGTGGGGAATAAGGCTTTGTAACCCTGAAATATTCTTTTACATCTTTCAGAAACTGTGAGTAATCCTCCCCTACGAACACCTTGCATATGAAATTTCCATTTTCTCTAAGTAAGATGCGTGCCACATTCAGTGCATTCCTGGAGAGCCATACACTTCTCGCCTGATCCATAACATAATTTCCAGATAAGTTCGGTGACATATCCGATATAACTACATCGACATCTTTTGCTTCCCGCTTCAGTTGTTCCAATGTTTCTTCATCAGTTATGTCTCCCCGGATGAATTTTACACCCTCTATTGGCTGCATGTCCTGTATGTCAACGGCAATAACTCTGGCACCAAGCTTGACCGCCACCTGGCTCCACCCTCCAGGAGAAGCGCCAAGATCTACCACAACGTCTCCGCGTTTAATAATCCTATATTTCTGATTTATCTGCAACAGTTTGTAAGCAGAACGAGCCCTGTATCCCTCGTTCTTTGCGCTCCTATAGTAGCGCTCTTTTTTCAGCTCCCTATACCATCGCGTCGGCATTACTAAAGTACAATATCGAGGTCGAGTTTTTCGGCCAATTCCTTGTATCTATTTCGTATTGTAACCTCTGTTACCCCTGCAATATCCGCAACCTCTCTCTGTGTCTTTCGCTCTCCACACAAAATAGATGCAATATATATCGCTGCTGCGGCGACTCCAGTCGGTCCTCTTCCGCTCGTCAATTCCTTATCTTCAGCCTGCTGGAGTATCTCCAGGGCTTTTGATTTTATGTCCTCGGTGAGGGTGAGTTTGCTGCAGAATCTTGCCGTATAATCCTGCGGGGAAGTGGGCATGAGTTTCAGCGTAAGTTCTCTTGCAATAAAACGGTATGTTCGCCCTATCTCCTTTCGGTCAACTCTCGACGAATTTGCTATCTCATCAAGGGTGCGCGGCACTCCACACTGCCTGCATGCAGCATAGATGGCAGCGGCGGTTACGCCTTCAATAGATCGCCCCCTTATGAGATTCTTTTCTACGGCCCTTCTGTATACCATGGCAGCTGCTTCTCTCACATTTCTCGACAACCCCATATCAGATGATATCCTGTCCAGCTCGGAAAGGGCGGATGCGAGGTTACGCTCGGATGCACTGCCTACACGTATTCTCCTCTGCCATTTTCTTAGCCTATAAAGCTGTGCCCTATTTCTCGTTGGAATCGACTTGCCGTAGCTGTCCTTGTTTTTCCAGCCTATCATTGTGGAAAGCCCCTTGTCATGAACGGCATAATTCATCGGAGCGCCGGTTCTAGCCCTCTTATCCCTCTGTTCGGCATCAAATGCTCTCCATTCGGGCCCGTGATCGATGTAGGAATCATCAATTACCAGTCCGCATTCCATACAAACTAGTTCTCCCCTTTCGTAATCCTGAACAAGGCGCGTTGACCCGCATTCGGGACATTTACTTACTTCTTCTATCTCAACCTTCTTATTTCTCGACATTTTATCCCCAAAGTTTTTAAACCTTTTGCTCTCGAATGTATATGTTATATATAAAGTTTTGTGCGAAATCGGGAGGTGGTGTAGAAAAAAGAGTTTTTCTCGATTTTGTGACAATAGTGTTTACCAACTCATATCTTTACATCCACTATAATTAGGCATCGATTTTTGTAAAATTTTTTGGCATGAACCGTCTTTTCTACATCACCAAATCGGGATTATGGAACGTTTTGGATGGCAGGGCTAATATTCCTATTTACTAAAGCAGTTTATCCAGCAAGATAAATTCGGGCTATCCATCTATTTTAACCAAGGTTTAGGTTTAGCCCCACCACCTTTTACGAACCCGCAATACTTCTCATAATTGCCCATCATTGTCATTGCCTCTTTTTGCACCCTCATTGAGATGGAATATGTACCTCGTGGGCACCTGTCTTTTCACACCGCTTTTGTAATTGCAGACAGTGCATCTGTAACCTATTATGACTTCCTTCCCCCAGAGGGAGAAATTCTTTATCTTTTTCAATTTCGAATTACAGACGGGGCATCTTACAAGCTCTCCCTCTCCCTCCCTCGATTTTATCTCCATTCTTATAAAGCCTGCCCTGACAGCCAGTTTTCTAACTCTCTGAGGACTCACCCTATATTTTTTATCCAATACTTCGAGTTCTTCCATGACCATATCCCTCATTTTTTTCTGGGAGTCGATAGTCCCGTGCTTCTTTAAAGCCTTATAGATTGCCACAACTATTTCCTCGCCGCTGGGGATATGATATTGCATGGGATTAAAACAATTTTATGCATATAAACCTTCATGTTATGGAAGCCAAATAAATGGGGCGGTTATATGGACTTTCTATTCCCCCATGCTGATAAAATGATGTCCCGTAGCTCTTTATCGTTTTTTGCATTTAACCATTTTTTCTCAAAATCGGTTTCTTCTGAAATTTGAACTACCCACATAAGCGAATGCATATAGAAATTCCTTTGGTCTGAAGAAGAAACAATCACAAAGAAGGCATGTATTGGAGGGATTCCATTGGAAAAGATAACGCCTTTTTTGCTCCTGACTAGAATAATATCAAATTTATTATGCCCCTTAATAATAAATGAAAAAATGCCAATACCCGGACGTATAACTATGTTGGAATCTTTCTCTTTTCCCTTAAACCGTTTATATAACTCTTCCTCCTCAATATGCAATCTATCTGCCAATTTATGTGCCAACAATTTTGTAAGCTCTTTAGGTGGTAGGACTTTATCAATGTCTAAAACAACGCATTTTTTTATTAACTTTTCAAAACGTTTTTCGGTGACATTGTCTCTCTCCATCAGAATCTCTCTTAGTTCTTCTTCCAATAAATAACCGGTAGATTTAATTCCAGTAATCCTTTCGATCACATGTAGGAGGGCATATTCTCTTTTTATTTTATTTCTGGCGTAAATTAAATACCAACTCAACCCAGAAACGATGAAAGCACCGGTTATAAGAATTGGAGTTTGCCCCATCTCGAAAATGAGAAACACATATCCAGCGATTCCCGCTACATGAACCCAGGGGTATAAAGGAGATTTAAA
Encoded proteins:
- a CDS encoding transcription initiation factor IIB, coding for MSRNKKVEIEEVSKCPECGSTRLVQDYERGELVCMECGLVIDDSYIDHGPEWRAFDAEQRDKRARTGAPMNYAVHDKGLSTMIGWKNKDSYGKSIPTRNRAQLYRLRKWQRRIRVGSASERNLASALSELDRISSDMGLSRNVREAAAMVYRRAVEKNLIRGRSIEGVTAAAIYAACRQCGVPRTLDEIANSSRVDRKEIGRTYRFIARELTLKLMPTSPQDYTARFCSKLTLTEDIKSKALEILQQAEDKELTSGRGPTGVAAAAIYIASILCGERKTQREVADIAGVTEVTIRNRYKELAEKLDLDIVL
- a CDS encoding RlmE family RNA methyltransferase, whose product is MPTRWYRELKKERYYRSAKNEGYRARSAYKLLQINQKYRIIKRGDVVVDLGASPGGWSQVAVKLGARVIAVDIQDMQPIEGVKFIRGDITDEETLEQLKREAKDVDVVISDMSPNLSGNYVMDQARSVWLSRNALNVARILLRENGNFICKVFVGEDYSQFLKDVKEYFRVTKPYSPQASRKRSSEIYVVAKNFIP